One genomic region from Maridesulfovibrio frigidus DSM 17176 encodes:
- the pstB gene encoding phosphate ABC transporter ATP-binding protein PstB, producing the protein MGQAVKIASRNLDFYYGDFKALEGISMDFAENRVTALIGPSGCGKSTFLRCLNRMNDLIPGTKVEGDLTLDNEDIYAQGLDVVTLRRRVGMVFQKPNPFPKSIFENVAYGLRVNGIKDKEYLAVKVEESLKGSALWDEVKDRLHASALGLSGGQQQRLCIARALAVEPEILLMDEPASALDPIATQKIEDLIHELKKKFTIIIVTHSMQQAARVSDRTAFFYMGRLIETGNTETMFTKPKNKQTEDYITGRFG; encoded by the coding sequence ATGGGGCAAGCTGTTAAAATCGCTTCCAGAAATCTTGATTTTTACTATGGAGACTTCAAAGCTCTTGAAGGGATCTCCATGGATTTTGCGGAGAATAGAGTTACCGCGCTTATCGGGCCTTCCGGCTGTGGTAAAAGTACTTTCTTACGCTGTCTAAATAGAATGAATGATCTTATTCCCGGCACTAAAGTCGAGGGTGATCTTACCCTTGATAATGAAGATATATATGCTCAGGGGCTTGATGTTGTTACTTTGCGACGTCGTGTGGGAATGGTTTTTCAGAAACCAAATCCTTTCCCGAAATCCATATTCGAAAATGTTGCTTATGGACTTCGCGTCAACGGCATTAAGGATAAAGAGTATCTGGCTGTAAAGGTGGAAGAGAGTTTAAAGGGCAGTGCGCTCTGGGATGAGGTCAAGGATAGGCTTCATGCTTCAGCACTTGGTCTTTCCGGCGGTCAGCAGCAGAGGCTTTGTATTGCAAGGGCTTTGGCTGTCGAACCTGAAATTTTGCTGATGGATGAACCTGCTTCGGCTCTGGATCCTATTGCGACTCAAAAGATTGAAGATTTGATTCATGAATTGAAGAAGAAGTTTACGATAATTATTGTTACCCACAGCATGCAGCAGGCTGCGAGGGTTTCAGATCGAACGGCTTTCTTTTATATGGGCCGCCTTATTGAAACCGGCAACACTGAGACAATGTTCACCAAGCCCAAGAACAAGCAGACTGAGGATTATATCACCGGACGTTTCGGTTAA
- a CDS encoding AMIN domain-containing protein, whose product MMSLRSLTIFLIFMVILSSAASALYYMGTFDSYIAEFSSTTNETSSSVVRKPVSNIVLPLSSSEEDVVIAEGSNSTSTEVSSGVDAVNDNAGNVPVVAKIAEEDIQVEDVAAVSPAVSGAGSSQVVKVSEVKKVAAIAVTESPEKVVKAKSVIGKVRALSVKCTDEYVTLKLSLSKQADRVTWFNVSSPRKLVIDVRGQWENFAKSIYRLDNCSVEKIVLGEQADRLRLVLYINKSGVAARIAPEIKKTADGVELKIKL is encoded by the coding sequence ATGATGTCTTTACGCTCTCTTACTATATTTCTGATATTTATGGTTATACTCAGCTCAGCAGCTTCTGCTTTGTACTATATGGGAACCTTTGATTCTTATATTGCTGAATTTAGTTCTACCACAAACGAAACCTCAAGTTCCGTGGTTCGAAAGCCAGTGAGTAATATTGTTCTACCTCTATCTTCTTCAGAAGAGGACGTTGTGATTGCTGAAGGGTCTAATTCTACTAGTACAGAGGTTTCTTCCGGCGTAGATGCTGTAAATGATAATGCTGGTAATGTTCCTGTTGTTGCCAAGATTGCTGAAGAAGATATCCAGGTTGAAGATGTTGCTGCCGTGAGTCCTGCTGTTTCCGGTGCAGGAAGTTCACAGGTCGTGAAAGTCTCAGAAGTAAAAAAAGTTGCGGCGATAGCTGTTACTGAAAGCCCTGAAAAGGTAGTTAAAGCCAAAAGTGTAATCGGGAAGGTTCGCGCTCTTAGCGTTAAATGCACTGACGAATACGTTACTTTAAAGCTATCTCTTTCTAAGCAAGCGGACAGGGTTACTTGGTTTAATGTCAGCAGTCCCAGAAAGTTGGTTATAGATGTCCGCGGGCAGTGGGAAAATTTTGCGAAATCAATTTATCGTCTGGATAATTGCTCCGTTGAAAAAATAGTTCTCGGTGAACAGGCTGATAGATTGAGACTGGTTTTGTACATCAATAAGAGTGGCGTCGCGGCCCGAATTGCCCCTGAAATTAAAAAAACTGCTGACGGTGTAGAGCTTAAAATAAAGCTTTAG
- a CDS encoding tetratricopeptide repeat protein, which translates to METRYDKIVREYFEARSGYIVLLSDEPGFYKLLRGTLYKILAIRRDCLSAFQEQAPAMREIKEKVDEGGSVIVFVERLLKGKPSADFVLNIRRLFPDVKMVVLTGEISKEELILLHEIGASNIITKPVSVDSLVQKLAFTIKPQGKLNQLVQVGKELLRKGDLEKVMLVGDKILEMKPGSPAALMLIGDALSGLGRRDEALKSFMQAHEQSTVFMEPIKKLAAFYKENDDEQYLVYLKKLDRISPLNTERKCEIGRVHLDREELEDAEVFFDQACKCAVKEAHSYLSQVMSGIAESLFDVSPSMAEKYYTKLLSVKSASLSSEDLETYNRLGIAMRKQGKWENAVSNYQEALRVAPKEAGLYYNIGLAYTDGKEYAKCAQSFKRAINIDGDIHKASPAVARNIAAIFLKVGLSDDARTIIGEALTVFADDVQLKKLLKKAGT; encoded by the coding sequence GTGGAAACTCGTTACGATAAGATTGTTCGTGAATATTTTGAAGCACGTTCAGGTTATATAGTTCTTTTAAGCGATGAACCCGGTTTTTATAAGCTCCTTCGAGGGACTTTATACAAAATTCTGGCAATTCGGCGAGACTGCTTGTCGGCTTTTCAGGAGCAGGCTCCTGCTATGCGGGAGATTAAAGAAAAAGTGGATGAAGGCGGTTCTGTGATAGTCTTTGTGGAAAGGTTGCTAAAAGGTAAACCTTCTGCTGATTTTGTCCTGAATATCAGAAGACTTTTTCCTGATGTAAAAATGGTCGTTTTAACTGGTGAGATAAGTAAAGAAGAGCTCATTCTTTTACATGAGATTGGCGCAAGTAATATTATTACCAAGCCTGTTTCAGTCGACAGCTTAGTTCAGAAGCTGGCTTTTACTATCAAACCGCAGGGCAAGCTGAATCAGCTTGTGCAGGTTGGTAAGGAGTTACTCCGCAAGGGAGACCTTGAAAAAGTGATGCTTGTTGGTGACAAAATCTTGGAAATGAAGCCAGGAAGTCCTGCTGCTTTGATGTTGATCGGCGACGCCCTCAGCGGACTTGGGCGCAGAGATGAAGCCCTTAAGTCCTTTATGCAGGCGCATGAGCAGTCTACTGTTTTCATGGAGCCTATCAAGAAGCTAGCTGCGTTTTATAAAGAGAATGACGACGAGCAGTATCTGGTTTACCTAAAGAAGCTTGATCGAATCAGCCCTTTAAATACTGAGCGCAAATGTGAGATAGGGCGCGTCCATCTTGATCGCGAGGAACTCGAAGACGCAGAAGTTTTCTTTGATCAGGCATGCAAGTGTGCTGTTAAAGAAGCTCATAGCTATCTTTCTCAAGTTATGAGTGGGATCGCGGAATCGTTATTTGATGTATCTCCTTCGATGGCTGAAAAGTATTATACCAAACTTCTATCGGTTAAATCAGCTAGTCTTAGTTCGGAAGATCTTGAGACCTATAACCGTCTTGGGATTGCTATGCGCAAGCAGGGGAAGTGGGAAAATGCAGTCTCTAATTACCAGGAAGCCCTTCGAGTGGCTCCCAAAGAAGCTGGCTTATATTATAATATAGGATTGGCTTATACTGATGGTAAAGAGTATGCTAAGTGTGCTCAGTCATTCAAAAGAGCCATTAATATTGATGGAGATATTCATAAAGCCTCTCCTGCTGTGGCCCGGAACATTGCAGCAATATTTCTTAAAGTAGGCTTGAGTGATGATGCACGTACTATCATCGGTGAAGCTTTAACTGTTTTTGCTGATGATGTTCAGCTTAAAAAGTTGCTTAAGAAAGCAGGTACTTAA
- the phoU gene encoding phosphate signaling complex protein PhoU, translating into MEQRGHFTKKMDDLKVQILRMSSMAEAALHNAVKALLENNVELAEEVIMNDIKINELECELDKFNIGLLALDQPMARDLRFIVGAMRISSNLERIGDEAVNLAQRAVFLSTRPALPYNKKLEQMTEIANEMVAQAVKSFADEDPVLAGKVCGMDNSADSLNVRILKGLIEDMVHETRLVERGVHLIMASNHLERVADQATNIAESVIFITQGINVKHDCLDNYSLV; encoded by the coding sequence ATGGAGCAGCGTGGACATTTCACCAAAAAGATGGACGATTTGAAAGTTCAGATTCTACGCATGTCGAGCATGGCTGAGGCCGCACTTCATAATGCGGTAAAAGCTCTTCTTGAGAATAATGTGGAACTGGCAGAAGAAGTCATAATGAATGATATAAAAATTAACGAGCTCGAATGTGAGCTTGATAAATTTAATATCGGTCTATTGGCTTTGGATCAGCCTATGGCAAGAGACTTACGGTTCATTGTTGGAGCCATGCGTATAAGCAGTAATCTTGAAAGAATCGGAGATGAAGCTGTTAATTTAGCTCAGCGCGCCGTATTTTTGAGTACAAGACCTGCTTTACCTTATAATAAAAAGCTTGAGCAGATGACTGAGATTGCGAACGAAATGGTGGCTCAAGCCGTAAAGTCTTTCGCGGATGAAGACCCTGTTCTTGCTGGAAAAGTTTGCGGCATGGATAATAGTGCCGATAGTTTGAATGTGAGAATTTTAAAGGGATTGATTGAAGATATGGTTCATGAAACGCGGCTTGTAGAAAGGGGCGTTCATTTAATTATGGCTTCTAATCATCTTGAGAGAGTGGCTGACCAAGCGACTAATATCGCGGAATCAGTGATTTTTATTACTCAGGGCATAAATGTTAAGCATGACTGCTTGGATAACTATTCTCTGGTGTAA
- a CDS encoding metallophosphoesterase, giving the protein MNKTPYHIRLLCTVVILLLLTPLLLGADSGCGAATPYNHVLVISDVHFDPFDDPTIFNDLVNANAADWNAIFAKSTATDLPGYGSETNYPLLSKALNSAASMQKNPSLIILPGDILRHHFASTFNELFGAGVTSSDRNGFILKTLKFFILQVQEHYPNTPVLFTLGNNDSYQGNYLLDAGGEFLSETADMFYTDFLKSQADSSAYSTTYKAGGYYTATFGRDDIIFINLTSILFSKNRPTPVLGDAAYTQLDWLESQLLAARQAGKRAFIVTHIPPGTDVYGTVKQYMKSSGAISDVAPMWHADYQTRFMSIADTYEDVLEVAFSGHTHLDEFRLIFDAARTRNGDPILTCQSISPIFYNNPGYKLFTLNATNWELIDYKAYTLDLTDQNADFKIAYSFQDQYVVGAPTSKGMTDLFTSFGVSSSAKDDYIANYYSDSEHNAINDTNWPSYRMSAGYIRPALYKAAVNASIP; this is encoded by the coding sequence GTGAATAAAACTCCCTACCATATCCGACTACTATGTACTGTTGTAATACTTTTACTGCTTACTCCTCTTCTGCTGGGCGCAGACAGCGGGTGCGGAGCTGCCACCCCGTATAATCATGTGCTTGTCATCAGCGATGTACATTTCGATCCCTTTGATGATCCCACAATTTTTAATGATCTAGTAAATGCTAATGCAGCAGATTGGAATGCGATATTTGCGAAATCCACAGCCACAGACCTGCCGGGATATGGATCAGAAACCAACTATCCGCTATTATCAAAAGCTCTGAACTCAGCGGCATCTATGCAAAAGAATCCTTCGCTGATCATCTTACCAGGGGATATTCTGCGACACCACTTCGCCTCAACCTTTAATGAGTTATTCGGAGCAGGGGTTACTTCCAGCGACCGCAATGGATTTATTCTCAAGACATTAAAATTTTTCATTCTGCAAGTGCAAGAACATTATCCAAACACCCCAGTACTGTTTACCCTTGGCAATAACGACTCATATCAGGGAAATTACCTACTCGATGCGGGAGGGGAATTTCTCTCGGAAACAGCTGACATGTTCTACACTGATTTCCTCAAATCTCAGGCTGATTCCAGTGCATATTCTACCACCTACAAAGCGGGAGGATATTACACAGCTACTTTTGGAAGAGACGACATTATATTCATCAACCTCACTTCCATACTTTTTTCTAAGAATCGTCCCACCCCAGTACTCGGAGATGCAGCCTATACACAGCTCGACTGGCTAGAGTCACAGCTCCTTGCGGCTAGACAAGCTGGGAAAAGAGCCTTCATCGTAACTCATATTCCCCCAGGAACGGATGTTTACGGCACAGTAAAGCAGTATATGAAATCAAGCGGAGCAATATCTGACGTAGCCCCAATGTGGCACGCGGATTACCAAACCCGCTTCATGAGTATAGCTGACACCTATGAAGATGTGCTCGAAGTCGCCTTCAGCGGCCACACACACCTTGATGAGTTCAGGCTTATATTTGATGCAGCACGTACCCGCAATGGGGACCCAATACTGACCTGCCAATCCATAAGTCCTATATTCTACAATAATCCCGGATATAAACTGTTCACGCTAAATGCTACAAATTGGGAACTTATAGACTATAAGGCCTACACGCTTGATCTTACGGATCAAAATGCTGATTTTAAAATAGCATATAGCTTCCAAGATCAATATGTAGTAGGCGCACCAACCTCAAAAGGTATGACAGATCTATTTACAAGCTTTGGAGTCAGCTCATCGGCAAAAGACGATTACATAGCCAACTATTACTCAGACAGCGAGCATAACGCTATAAATGACACAAACTGGCCTTCATACCGTATGAGCGCAGGCTACATTCGCCCAGCTCTATACAAAGCGGCCGTTAATGCGAGCATACCTTAA
- the sppA gene encoding signal peptide peptidase SppA, producing MTNPRHSFSVRHPFLFGFSLLLMAVVLLWGITAFFNGKADRMLGSDMIGVVNIQGTITDSLPTVKFLRELRRDKSVKGVLLRINSPGGTIAPSQELYLAVKRFAEVKPIVASFGTVAASGGYYAAAPATQIIANSGSITGSIGVKAEYASFKQLMDKIGIKPIIITSGNLKGAGSPYSELTEEQRKYLQHLIMDMHNMFVDDVAAARKLDHKDVEKIADGRAMSGREAKELGLVDRLGGFEDSVTVLKALCNIEGDVPFIEGPEKDEPLLKEILGSLGIIPSGSFGGDGFILSY from the coding sequence ATGACGAATCCTAGGCATAGTTTCTCTGTAAGGCATCCGTTTTTATTCGGGTTCAGCCTGCTTTTAATGGCTGTGGTCCTCCTATGGGGGATCACAGCCTTTTTTAATGGAAAAGCAGACCGCATGCTGGGATCCGATATGATCGGTGTAGTTAATATACAGGGAACTATTACAGACTCTTTGCCCACGGTGAAGTTTTTACGAGAATTGCGTAGAGATAAATCAGTTAAGGGCGTTCTTTTAAGGATTAACTCTCCTGGCGGCACCATTGCACCGTCACAAGAACTATACCTTGCGGTAAAGCGGTTTGCGGAAGTTAAGCCTATCGTTGCCTCGTTTGGAACTGTTGCGGCTTCAGGAGGCTATTACGCTGCGGCTCCGGCTACTCAGATTATTGCCAACTCTGGATCAATCACCGGCAGTATCGGGGTTAAAGCTGAGTACGCAAGTTTTAAACAGCTCATGGATAAAATTGGCATTAAACCGATCATTATTACGAGCGGAAATCTGAAGGGCGCAGGATCACCGTATTCTGAGCTGACAGAAGAGCAGCGCAAGTATCTTCAGCACTTAATTATGGACATGCATAACATGTTTGTAGATGACGTTGCCGCGGCCCGTAAACTTGACCATAAAGATGTCGAAAAAATTGCTGACGGTAGGGCTATGTCCGGCCGTGAGGCAAAAGAGCTTGGTCTTGTAGATAGACTCGGTGGATTTGAAGACAGCGTGACTGTTTTGAAGGCTCTATGTAATATTGAAGGCGATGTACCATTCATAGAGGGCCCTGAAAAAGATGAGCCGTTGCTCAAAGAAATACTTGGTTCTCTGGGAATTATTCCTTCCGGTTCATTTGGTGGGGATGGTTTTATTCTATCTTATTGA
- a CDS encoding 30S ribosomal protein S1 — MENNEMNSEMEMDMDFEAALEDYLNADFGNLDEGSIVLGEVVKVDKDFVLIDVNFKSEGQIAASEFLDVDGEMTVKVGDKVDVYVSNKNENEGTIHLSRDKAKRMQLFDKLEEMQESEGIVEGRIVRRIKGGYTVDLDGVEAFLPGSHVDLRPVPDMDALVDQTYEFKILKINRRRSNVIVSRRVLLEEQRNEMRSKLLETLEEEQTIIGKVKNITEYGVFIDLGGLDGLLHITDMSWKRIKHPKEMVALGDELELKVLNFDQEGQKVSLGLKQLVPDPWEDISGKYPEGSKFSGKVTNLADYGAFVELEAGVEGLVHISEMSWTRKLRHPSQMVRVGDEVDVIVLGVDPDKKRISLGMKQVKPNPWDVVAEKFPEGTVLEGQIKNITEFGVFIGIEDGIDGLIHVSDISWTRKVRHPSEVYSVGDAVQAKVLTVDKENEKFTLGVKQLSDDPWSQVPSKYPVGCTLEGLITNITDFGLFVEVEEGIEGLVHVSEISHKKIKNPSEMFKEGVTIQAKVIHVSADERRLGLSIKQLKEDGEKHKPKEFRSGPADSGNTLGELLRQKLVDATEAKAAESEDDES; from the coding sequence ATGGAAAATAATGAAATGAACTCTGAAATGGAAATGGATATGGACTTCGAGGCTGCCCTTGAAGATTATCTAAATGCCGATTTCGGAAACTTGGACGAAGGTAGTATTGTACTAGGTGAAGTTGTTAAGGTTGATAAGGACTTCGTTCTTATTGATGTTAACTTCAAATCTGAAGGACAGATTGCTGCTTCCGAATTTTTGGATGTAGATGGCGAAATGACCGTAAAGGTCGGTGACAAAGTTGACGTTTATGTTTCAAACAAAAACGAAAACGAAGGCACTATCCATCTTTCCCGTGACAAAGCCAAACGTATGCAGCTCTTCGACAAACTCGAAGAAATGCAGGAAAGCGAAGGCATTGTTGAAGGTAGAATCGTACGCCGTATTAAAGGTGGTTACACAGTCGATCTCGACGGTGTTGAAGCATTCCTACCTGGCTCACACGTTGATCTCCGCCCCGTTCCAGATATGGACGCACTGGTAGATCAGACATACGAATTTAAGATCCTTAAGATCAACCGCCGTCGTAGCAACGTAATCGTTTCAAGACGTGTTCTTCTCGAAGAACAGCGTAATGAAATGCGTTCCAAGTTGCTCGAAACTCTTGAAGAAGAGCAGACTATTATCGGTAAGGTTAAGAACATCACTGAATACGGTGTGTTTATCGATCTCGGCGGTCTTGACGGACTTCTCCATATTACCGACATGTCTTGGAAGCGTATTAAGCATCCTAAAGAAATGGTCGCACTTGGTGATGAACTTGAGCTTAAAGTACTGAATTTTGACCAGGAAGGACAGAAAGTCTCTCTCGGACTCAAACAGCTCGTTCCTGATCCATGGGAAGACATCTCCGGCAAGTACCCTGAAGGTTCCAAGTTCTCTGGCAAGGTTACTAACCTAGCTGATTACGGTGCTTTCGTTGAGCTTGAAGCTGGAGTTGAAGGACTTGTTCATATCTCTGAAATGTCCTGGACCCGCAAACTCCGTCATCCTTCACAGATGGTTCGTGTTGGTGACGAAGTTGACGTTATTGTTTTGGGTGTTGATCCTGACAAGAAACGCATCTCTCTTGGTATGAAGCAAGTTAAGCCTAATCCTTGGGATGTTGTTGCAGAGAAGTTCCCTGAAGGAACAGTTCTCGAAGGTCAGATCAAGAATATCACTGAATTTGGTGTATTCATCGGTATCGAAGACGGTATTGACGGACTCATTCACGTTTCTGATATCTCCTGGACAAGAAAAGTACGTCACCCTTCAGAAGTTTACAGTGTTGGCGATGCCGTTCAGGCGAAAGTCCTCACTGTTGATAAAGAAAACGAAAAGTTCACCCTCGGCGTAAAGCAGCTCTCCGATGACCCATGGTCTCAGGTACCTTCTAAGTACCCAGTCGGCTGTACCCTTGAAGGACTTATCACCAATATCACTGACTTCGGTCTCTTTGTTGAGGTTGAAGAAGGTATTGAAGGTTTGGTTCACGTTTCTGAAATCTCTCATAAGAAGATCAAGAATCCTTCTGAGATGTTTAAAGAAGGCGTTACCATTCAGGCTAAAGTTATCCACGTTAGCGCTGATGAACGCAGACTAGGTCTGTCCATCAAACAGCTGAAAGAAGATGGCGAAAAGCATAAGCCAAAAGAATTCCGTTCTGGTCCTGCTGATTCCGGCAACACTTTGGGTGAACTCCTCAGGCAGAAGCTTGTAGATGCAACCGAAGCGAAAGCTGCTGAGTCTGAGGATGACGAATCCTAG